A segment of the Spodoptera frugiperda isolate SF20-4 chromosome 29, AGI-APGP_CSIRO_Sfru_2.0, whole genome shotgun sequence genome:
cggtttttcgaaaaaaattcagtggtagcacggagtctgtaaatgtgcccggtatatggcaataggctcaccacctattacatgggacttacaacataaattgtgaaaattgggtgtacacagtggcatgacttgccataatgtgcacctttacctactccttcggggattaaaagcgtgacgatatgtatgtatataacaaTTTATAACTTCAAAAATTAGTCATGAAATTATTATGTGATGTCATTTCGAGTTCAACGAActcaataaacattaataaggGATATTGAACATAACCAATTAAGTATATTAATGTGTCGGTGTATCTTCATCGAGCCTTATTAGTGAAAATGGGTTCGGCAGATTAAAGTGACTGCCTCATATCTTTATCCAAATACGACACATAAGTAATTAGGCATCCCACGTActaacatataaaatacaaaggATTTGTCTGCAGTTTTTTCGCACCAAAAATATAAGGTGTCTTTCCTAAAATTATTCGCCACGGCTTttatgggaggtagtgttgtgtttgaagattactaTAGTATACATAAATCAATATATAttgattatataaaaaaaaaactatgtatgAGTTTGtcatgaaagagctatctctttcactgtctctatCACTTAggcaatgaaaacaattgctatcattttttttttcagctccTTAAATGTATAATCCTTCGAACTTTCCTCTTCTTCTTTCAAATTCTTTGAGGTTCTGTTTTGTGAATTGTAACTAacattgtttgttattgtttgctTTGTGACATCTAAAAGTCAATGTTTTACGCTGTAATAGGCACTTTCTGAAAGTCAATATTGGTTCcacgtttataatatgtaactataatattaaactaaattagtGAAGCAAGTCTAAATAGAATTTTGTTCATAACTCACATGCATTTGTAGATAATTTTCTGCAGCTTCTATGTCTTCAGGTTTATTAGCATCTTTGGGATCAGCCCAAAACGCATCAAGAGTTATACCAACTTTCCCTGAAACACAACCTCTAATTAAAAATCATGCCATAATATCCATAATAACCCATAAATTACTAAAGGTACTTTGTCAaagtaattgtaaatattttacaagacaGTTAATTAAAAGCAACAatgttttcaaattaatataattaataacaagaGGAGATTACACCGTGGGTGATAAAGGATTAGACGTTGCTTGTAAAACATTGGTGAAACGGATTATTATAGATTAACACAAAACAATGCGATAATAAAACGAAAGTGAATGATTACGTGAGAAAGTACATAGAAAATTAATCTGTATACCATTTTGATAAGGTTTGAATTCCCTTTCGTATAAGCGGTAAACCCGAGCATGGGCCAATAGAATGTAGTGAGTGCATAAGTACTCGCCGATTCCGTGTGACTTTAATGCTGGTACAAAGTAATCTCGACCATAACCCTGAGACAAAAGGATTAAGATTAATAAATAGTTCACATATAAATAGTACTGTATTCTCAAGATCAAATAAATATaggcaattattttttaatagcccgcgacttcgtccgcgtagaataatgaatgacttctgacagaatttaggatttcttttttctaaaataaatgtagcctAACTTATCCGTAAAAATCGatccagctatttcagagattaacgGGAACAAatagatagacagacaaaaatagtaaaatgtGATTTGGGTgttatgtatcgtatgtatattcatatgcatgtagtgaaaagcggttatatcaatgttacaaatagacactccaattttatttatttgtctagagtttatagtttgtaataaaatattttgttcatttaaattttttgcCAGTATTTCTAACAAAGAGTTGTCATTTAAGGTTTGTTCAGACCTAGACAATCAATAATGAGTGTTACTGCTACGAAATACACTTTGAAATCGGTTGAATAAACTCTAAATAGGTTTGTTGGCATACACATACACGTTCTACGTTATTTCAGAATCAGACAATGATGAGAAGAAGATAagattattaaattgtattgacAAAAATAAGACAGTGCAATGTTATGTATTTTCAGAGTTTAGGAatacaatgaaatataaaatagataaaatacagCCTAATCTTTTAATAACATTagatttataacattaaatatgttCAACTGAAAGTAAGTATATAGTAATGTAAATACTTATGACATAATATGCTATTTCATGTCATCATTATTATTGACTTATAAtgcgaaacaaaataaataatgagaaaTGGAAAACTGAATTGTACTGTGTGTGaattacctataaatattaCAAGGATACTAATGATATCATCAAAAACTGGCTCTActataaatatactttaattatgttgaataatgcgtgtttcattttgtatgaatacacttaatttagattctgaattgaataataactatgactaaattatttacaacttaaaaatacctaaaaagaaataaaaactaacttgaaactaaaataaagaaagataaataaaacaaaactaaataaaatttatctccTATACATGTCAGCGCAGCAAAACATTATACTGTATAActtacagtactctcaacggatcttggcaggtctgaactacgtgcaaatggtggcatgaggcgaggtgcgggggcggcgatctaggctagagattgaccatttctaaatacaattgaccctttatacttattgcgcagccttctgcatgtagttcagacctgcctaCTTTGTatatgtagtaggtacttacattatAACAATGCTGATGAGGTTCGTTAATAGTTGTCCATATTTTAACCAAATCTCCATACAGATTGAACGCAACCCTAGCGTAGTCCTCAAAGAAATCAACTATTGCGGGGTTACTCCAACCTCCGAGGTCCATTAGTGGCGTGGGCATGTCCCAGTGGAAAAGTGTGACTACAGGAGTGATGTTAACTTTTAGGAGTTCTTTGAACAACGTACGATAATACTTTGCACCTTCATAACTGATATTGTTGTCCGTAGCGTTAGGGAGAATTCTAAAACAAaggtaataattaaattaggtatcatactgccgcactcagagacatttaatgattacttaaactattccttagtaacaagtttgtatggaaaacaattgctaaggactgggttaagtaaccattaaataactctgagatagtttcattataacttttgtgagacatactaaattaattataatgttatcggcttactcacgtaactgtgtgtcgcggaatgctgcttaagATTATGAGCCTTtggcatgacttgaaactagtcgagtacctcgtccaacagtttcgtgagtaatccgataacatagtaattaatttaggtatgATAGTCGGAAGCAACtattaattttgaattgttttttcaatattatttgtcATTTTGAAGTCAATATTAAAGAATGTTCTagataaacatatttttctaaattcaATGTCAATCCTAAGCTGCTGATGTTTattcggaactgcggactaactagcaggtttatcggggctctccggatcgaaaagtagtaggaatggggtggtttttagtcagtaagagtctgacactccctttgcctcgcctaaggcggaagaaatcattggattttccccctcaaaaaaggctatTTTTTAGTCAAAGTCtcctttgaaaaataattatttctgttaGTATTATTCTACTTCGAggttaaaatcttttatttttgtaaataatgatgAAATGGTACAGAAACAACAGTTACATTGTTTTTAACaataactgttttgttttttcttatgCGGAACAATTTTCTGGTCACATCTTTGTTCGTTTTGCCATTTACTGAATTTACATTTGTATAGACTATATATtactaagaaaaataatttgttttaatttaaaccactcAAGTAGCTACAAAGTCCGTTCCGTGGAAAAATTtagaaggtattttttttaataatcttctagtttatgtacagcaaaaataataaattattggtatATGAGGTATACTTAATGCCAGGCAATGTTAAAATTTAGCAGAGAAatcagtaaaatatattatacagaaaataagTTTGTATAGAGACAATGAAATTTTTTTCTAATGACAATTCAGTCattaaattttgtattctattttcaaaattatttattatctaccaAGCCGATAgtaaaatgattataataatgagAGAGTAATTTTTTCACGCAGCCATCATTtcttagcaaaatatttttctaaaacattatacaaaattgaattaaaatcctataaacatacataaacttAGAAATGATTATCACCGGCCTTGCATGTAGGTGAACACGAGTTAATTGGCAATCGTATCAAAATAGGATCAAAGAACAAAATCGCTGACGTCATCGCGCCCCTAAAAACTTACTCGTAGGTATCTATCTAAATGCAAATTTCTTTAATAACTTTGGCTAAACAAAATCACATTTACTAACTCtaataaacattgatatttattaagatttaaaaatcaTAAAGATAAGACCTTGAATTTTATTAGCATCACGCGTAGtggatatttgttttttttctaaagatCATTAAACTAGTAAAGTATGGATATTATTATTTCGTCTATGCTTACATTACAGAGATTaaattttgattgtttgtttgtttgtatgctCCGAAACTAAGTACATAACTGatttgaaaatgttatattaaaccATTAGAAAAATCCTTTTCAGTTAGTAACTAAGCTCCTGGGCTTGCTAATCatatatcattattattgataaaaaatccaTTGACGTACATAAAGCTAAGTACCAAAATTACTAACATGAATAAATTTATGCAAACATAAAGTTTTCAAGTCGGACgaagtaaaaaataatgctaaTTACATCAAGTTTATCCAATATAGATACTATCTACATTGTATGTGTATAATGTTACATTAACATATTAAGTTATATTAACattatggagatcactcatatgatttaaatgaaactacaaataAGACTCGTCCACAGGAgcagaatataaataaatatttcaattaaaaccgaaaattaagaaattaatattttcatacaaaataaataaatttaaggtGGTGACCAAACGCAGACATaccaacgttaaaaaaatcaaGTATTCAATTCTATATGAATAGCTCCTtgaccttgaccacagaagagctgtaatgttgtaggttgtctaagGATGTTACGGACATACAGAAAGGCTGTTGCAATGCCGAATTTGTAAAGTGTTtgaattagctcaaagagaaaaatactAATGGGCATATTTCACTAATTTTTCGTaaattgtcagccaagatgatactAAATATGTGgtctaaattaaatcatatgTGATTCCTTCATCATTGTAAATTCAATCATATGTGTAAAGTTATACCGTATATATTAGTATATCGAAACTTTACCTGGGCCACGAAATAGACAGCCTGTAGTGGTCGACTCCCATACTCTTAATCATATCAATGTCATCCATCCACAAATGGTAGGAGTCAGCTGCTACATCTCCATTCGAATGATCAGCTGTATATTCTGGATGCTTGTGGAGATATGTATCCCACATACTTTCTCCTTTTCCTGTGAAAAAAAAGACAtataataatagggatgatgactgggtcaaaaataaattattacgacttttcaatacaataaaatattcaaaaataatcacactctcattcataaatttgatgaactacttaattttatactttttctagctaaatttctagaaataagtctgctattaaaatgacgtaaaaatctgagtatttcatacaaagtacatagaaaatatcgtttttgacgtttcgaaaaaagtattgaatttgactagtaggaaacatgcctaatAGTATAGGTACTTGTTAAGCACCAGGGCTGGCGCTTTAGGTTTAAATTCCGGGGTGTATACAAGGGGTTCTTAAATTAAACCACTACTACTATACTAAGGTTGAACAATAGGTGGTTAAATTAGTTCTACTTAGTTGATTTATTATACAGCtgttattatatacctacacagagtattttctttgttcaaacgcgctaatctccggaactactggtccgatgtaaataatattatttttttgcgtTGGATAGAaaatttatcaaggaaggctataggctataagaAACCGATCAGAGTGAATAAGACCGTGCGCtagtagctagtttattatataattagtattaggtatatagaacattttgtataaaaaatatttttatatcctgTTATCTAACAATTCGATACGTACATAATTCGATATGTTTGTCAAAGTCAATTGGAAATTCCACAAACATATcataacttattattaaaaaaacaaacaataagatacgtttaaaaaaccgatttaaacttgttttttttttgaaaatacttttttaaaaatctaaatcgaTTCGGCCGATCGTGACAAAATgcaagtcaaactgagaactttcctctttttttaagtcgggtaacaAACAAAGCAAGGCTATTCGTAGAAAACTTAATGATTACCAAAATATACTGACTATACGCACTTATTCAAATATCTAATGTTCGtgacaaacaaataacaaattcTCCTGATAACTCTATTTACGGATACTAATTAGTTCTCTGTACAacagtaaacaataataatttatttcggcGAAAAGCATAgtaaatatctaataattattttgtcaaaCAATGACCCTAATTTTTcatagtataatattaatattatcctGTTATTTGGCAGCCCATAGTTACACTTTTAATCCATATCTAATCCATAActaccaataaatattattatgtaactatcCATAACTAAGTTAAACCATAAGTTTTAATCCACGTTAACCATAGGGTTAAAAGTTAAAAAGGTCTATTTATACAGTTATGGAAAATTGCTATAATTGATTTCATGACATCGTATATGTATCACAACTTATTTTAAACGCCTCTGGTTAAGCTCAAGCCAAATAAAtgtacgtaataaaaaaaactattctatACTACAATATACACTGTCCCAGActtccaaaaaaattaaaataaaaataagtaataatttaaccCTATATTATTAAGACTGAGAAAAATACATGgcggtaaaaaaaaacacaataaaaaaaaaagtaatcttaCCCCCTTCGTTCCATCCTCCTTCAATTTGAAATGCGGCCGTCGATACTCCGAATATGAAATCATCTGGGAAGGAGTACTTGCTTACCCTGCGGCCTTCTCCGGCACTCCCGCTTACTAATGACAGCAAgctaaatatataacaataaaacaaattaaaaaatataaccgaACAACAAAGAATACCAAATTAATTTCCAGTACAGTTAACTTTTTGAACCAAACGATCCTAACTCCTTTTAATTAAAGTCCATTTTGCTATAAcacagaaaaagaaataaaaataacactgaaATTCACTGTCCCACGTTAGTtattgtaacaattaaatgCACGTCACTACACTGGTTAgctagatataaaaaaaaacaaagtcacttcGTTCTCACCAAAGAATTGCCGAAAGTGCTCGGGCCAGGGCGACTCCACTCGAGCTCCGCATTTTACTAACTAAACCAAGAATCAGGTGCTCTACCTACATCGCGACAATCTTAATCATAACCTTTTAACTACGGAATAACCGATAACCTTCAGGGCACTTCCTGGCAAAAGGAACTAGTTGCAGCGACATTTTatatattgatgtttttaaaAACTATGTATAACGGTGACCGAGAAGGTATCTCATTAATTTTGCTTCCTGACCAATTTGTTACAATATACGTCATATATTATGTCTGtgaattactttaaataaattcacaacttttttattaacacATGATTATCACTGAATATTAATtccgatatatttatttatttaaaaaaatatacatatcatGTTGAATAATACAAATAGTTTGTGGCTATCACCGCATAGATCAAACAGTGTTACATGCTGCGATTGTCAGTCGGCtttttgagaaataattaaaacaaacaagttaAAAATTCGAACAAGAAGATATTATATAAAGTGTATAAGACTATAAGACTATCGTACGAAATCACATTATTATCATTCCATTCcgtttcgtttcgtttacggaaaataaattttgtttaattttaatttaatattcatttccTGCACCATATAGGAAAACATtcatagaacaaaatattacgagTATAAGTAtcattaacatatttatttttagaaacttggaaataattaaacattgtaTACATTTGTATAAGtatctaagaaaataaaataaatgaaatgtaataGCCAAATATGACTATTTGGCTATTACATTTCTTATATCCAGATTAGGAATATGATTATACGAGTAGACtttacctcgttggtcgaatggatAGTCAGCAATGTTTAGGGGTTTTCACATAAAATAGGCCAGTATAAGCAATAATTCTCCCTACTTGGAGTAAGCCTATTCACTTggaccttgaagacacccagatcACATCCTTCGTAAAATACATACCACCCTTTAGTGGTGTGCGGGTCTAcggacagcgagcaagggtagctcgccgctcgaCTAGAACCCGACCCCTGCGTACGACGCATCGCGTTTTGAAcgaagagctatcagaccaccacccAGTAGATTtgaaactgcggactacctagtgggtttaagagcagaagtagaaacggggtggtttttagtcagtaagagtctgacactccctatcacctcgcccaaggcgggagaagttattagatgatattcccctcttaaaaaaccCCTTAGTGGTTCGCATAAGGAAACTCGAAGCATCACCTTATGGGAATTAAGACCGTTTAATATACCAAATACCTAACTCATCTTGCGAAAATTGTGTGTACAATACCCTTTCCTGGATTAGAAACGGTGATGGCATGTGTTTTGTGgaatttcataattaatataCGAAGCAACACGTACTTCCGGAATCTCGAGCATTAGTTTACGAAtctttatgtataataaatatgtatatatgtatagttccAAATATATTGTAGATAATTACCTACGTTCCGGTaccaaataattattaagaatgcgaagtcaaggtcaaagtcaaagcatttatttcaattaatcctaaattaggcactatTAAAGCGGTTTTACATCACATGCCATGTCCATAGTTCACATTTGAATACGCTTTTATTAcatgttatgtatatttttgtgcCTGCCTCTAGGCTtcagaaaataagcggttcgacTAGATATCAATGTGTACGCTTTTACGACACGACAGCGTACCGCATGCCGTCGTAGCTATATCTCGTCACACTGACAGCTGTGTTTACTACACGGATACCAGTGACGACGGGATCAGCAAATTAATCAGACGGGCGGTGGGTGAGCGAGAGCAGGGGATCCTGTACTACAATCTAAAAATGGCGATCAGGAATAGGGGCGCTGTGGTTGTTAGCGCTCTTTTGGGTGGAGATGGTTCTCTGTACGATTAAGTTGTGCTGCGAGCGTGACATTGACGTGTGGTATTGATAGAGTTACGCCCGAACACTGAAATGCtcctcaattttaagttg
Coding sequences within it:
- the LOC118268569 gene encoding myrosinase 1, with the protein product MRSSSGVALARALSAILCLLSLVSGSAGEGRRVSKYSFPDDFIFGVSTAAFQIEGGWNEGGKGESMWDTYLHKHPEYTADHSNGDVAADSYHLWMDDIDMIKSMGVDHYRLSISWPRILPNATDNNISYEGAKYYRTLFKELLKVNITPVVTLFHWDMPTPLMDLGGWSNPAIVDFFEDYARVAFNLYGDLVKIWTTINEPHQHCYNGYGRDYFVPALKSHGIGEYLCTHYILLAHARVYRLYEREFKPYQNGKVGITLDAFWADPKDANKPEDIEAAENYLQMHLGIYAHPIFSDFGDYPSFVRERINNMSSLQGFSRSRLPYFSAEEVKMLRGSADFFGLNHYTTFLMSPSSMEPGWDIPSMDQDTGVKIEQNLSWPMPGADWLTVNPPGFRKLINWIDNKYNSLKKIPIIITENGMSDKGQTEDYERVSYFNDYLEQVLLAMYEDGCNVKGYFSWTLMDDFEWNDGYTTKFGLFKVDFDSPLKTRTPKLSAHNFANIVRTRLIDFDYIKPPTEFNRLLE